In Penicillium psychrofluorescens genome assembly, chromosome: 5, a single window of DNA contains:
- a CDS encoding uncharacterized protein (ID:PFLUO_007813-T1.cds;~source:funannotate): MASGPPAGIDLSENVGPQVIGADMALLALATIAVIVRFISRSLSKANLWWDDWMLAVALVFAYGNGIMGVIGKATPANFSHPLWVDWDDRANTKDATNWKLTPILVVKNGVGKHVWAPGVNVGTVTELLWLYEFFYGSVVPAVKMSVILLYYRIFPITWFRRVLYGISFLVLGWCVAIIVTAGFQCRPYDYFWKQYTNPTYEGRCINVYAFFISNAALSVFTDFLILICPMSMVLQLQMPMNRKLTVLGIFLLAGFACVAGVIRIYFLTHMYANNDLTWNQSDAFIWSSVEPCIGIICACLPTLRPLIRRVFPNWLESDGHGHSTGLSYKSGLSYHHSSSKAFRPQDEEEIVLTNTFGRGSRMAPSDHTTISIERDVGWTEVSMPPPDPARSQFFRQHS; this comes from the exons ATGGCTTCCGGACCGCCTGCGGGCATAGATCTCTCCGAGAACGTCGGTCCCCAAGTCATAGGCGCTGATATGGCTCTGCTCGCCCTGGCGACGATTGCCGTGATTGTGCGGTTCATCTCCAGATCCCTATCGAAAGCGAATCTTTGGTGGGATGACTGGATGCTGGCAGTGGCATTG GTTTTTGCGTACGGCAATGGGATCATGGGTGTAATTGGTAAGGCAACTCCGGCCAATTTCTCTCATCCTTTATGGGTTGATTGGGACGACCGGGCGAACACCAAAGATGCAACGAACTGGAAACTGACGCCTATCTTAGTGGTCAAAAACGGGGTCGGCAAACATGTCTGGGCACCCGGTGTGAACGTTGGCACTGTCACCGAA CTCCTCTGGCTCTATGAATTTTTCTATGGCAGCGTCGTCCCAGCCGTCAAAATGTCTGTTATCCTTCTCTACTATCGCATCTTCCCCATCACCTGGTTCCGGCGAGTGCTTTATGGAATATCGTTCCTAGTGCTTGGCTGGTGTGTCGCGATCATCGTCACCGCGGGTTTTCAGTGTCGGCCTTACGACTATTTCTGGAAACAATATACAAACCCCACTTACGAGGGGAGATGCATCAACGTCTACGccttcttcatttccaaTGCGGCGCTGAGCGTTTTCACGGACTTCCTTATCCTGATCTGTCCCATGTCAATGGTACTGCAGCTTCAAATGCCCATGAACCGAAAGCTGACTGTACTTGGAATCTTCCTTCTGGCTGGCTT TGCGTGCGTGGCGGGTGTGATCCGAATCTACTTCCTGACCCATATGTACGCGAATAACGACCTAACATGGAACCAATCCGACGCCTTCATCTGGTCCAGTGTCGAACCCTGCATTGGGATTATCTGTGCTTGTCTCCCCACGCTGCGGCCCCTGATCCGCCGGGTATTCCCGAACTGGCTCGAAAGTGACGGGCACGGGCACTCCACGGGCCTATCTTACAAAAGCGGCTTGTCTTACCATCACTCTTCCAGCAAGGCCTTCCGGCCCCAAGATGAGGAAGAGATTGTTCTCACGAACACGTTTGGGAGGGGGTCTCGTATGGCCCCAAGCGATCACACCACGATCTCGATTGAACGAGATGTCGGGTGGACTGAAGTGTCGATGCCCCCTCCAGACCCGGCACGCAGTCAATTCTTTAGACAGCATTCATAG
- a CDS encoding uncharacterized protein (ID:PFLUO_007814-T1.cds;~source:funannotate), whose translation MALYSQTVDFLSDSLANPRSRLPLLAATGASFTLGLLIRSLFSPTEHREAVLLSPRASLLPSLSDAENRKLPLPKDALPGARDVLSPYGSVRVYEWGPEDGPKVLLVHGITTPCIALGGLAHALVDRGCRVMLFDLFGRGYSDCPADLPQDERLFSTQILLALSSSPLAWTGAESGKFCLVGYSLGGGIATAFASFFPQLLSSLVLLAPSGLVRDSQISFKSHLLYSRGLMPERLLSLMVARRLRAGPLVSPKPKSEKLNAADALTEELPSQSAAAVQILSREYPNINVPAAVAWQVNNHAGFVHAFMSSMRHGPILAQRQRNTWTRLGNYLTVKNSATTDGQPAHKVHILCGINDAIIIRDELVPDATAALGGNAVFKFYEAGHEFPSTKYEEVATYISEIL comes from the exons ATGGCCCTGTACAGCCAAACCGTGGATTTCCTGTCCGATTCCCTGGCCAACCCACGGTCCCGACTTCCCCTGCTCGCCGCGACGGGCGCCTCCTTCACCCTCGGCCTGCTGATCCGCTCTCTCTTTTCGCCAACCGAACACCGGGAGGCGGTTCTTCTCTCGCCGCGCGCATCCCTCCTTCCATCGCTATCCGACGCGGAGAACCGCAAACTCCCTCTCCCGAAAGATGCCTTGCCCGGGGCGCGCGACGTCTTGAGCCCGTACGGCTCGGTCAGAGTGTATGAATGGGGTCCCGAGGATGGCCCGAAAGTTTTGTTGGTGCATGGCATTACCACGCCCTGTATCGCGCTTGGCGGCTTAGCCCATGCGCTGGTGGACCGAGGTTGCCGGGTGATGCTCTTCGACCT GTTTGGAAGAGGGTACTCGGATTGCCCGGCTGATCTACCTCAGGACGAACGCCTCTTCTCCACGCAAATCCTACTTGCTCTGAGTTCGTCACCACTCGCCTGGACGGGTGCGGAGTCCGGCAAGTTCTGTCTGGTCGGGTATTCTCTGGGTGGTGGCATTGCTACGGCTTTCGCGTCGTTCTTTCCTCAGCTGCTGTCGTCGCTGGTCCTTCTGGCTCCCTCTGGACTCGTTCGAGATTCCCAGATTAGTTTCAAGTCACACCTTCTTTACTCGCGTGGTCTGATGCCCGAGAGGCTGCTGAGCCTTATGGTCGCCCGTCGCCTGCGGGCTGGTCCTTTGGTGTCTCCGAAGCCGAAGAGCGAAAAGTTGAATGCCGCGGACGCCCTGACCGAGGAGCTTCCGTCGCAAAGTGCTGCCGCTGTGCAGATTCTGTCGCGAGAGTACCCGAATATCAATGTGCCCGCGGCGGTAGCATGGCAGGTGAACAACCACGCCGGCTTTGTTCACGCATTCATGTCCAGTATGCGGCACGGCCCGATTCTGGCCCAGCGTCAGCGGAATACATGGACGCGCCTTGGGAATTACCTGACCGTGAAGAACAGCGCCACTACAGACGGCCAACCTGCTCACAAGGTCCACATTCTGTGTGGCATCAATGATGCAATCATCATCAGGGATGAGCTTGTGCCGGATGCCACGGCTGCCTTGGGTGGAAACGCGGTCTTCAAGTTCTACGAGGCTGGGCATGAGTTCCCCAGCACCAAATATGAGGAGGTGGCGACGTATATTTCGGAGATACTGTGA
- a CDS encoding uncharacterized protein (ID:PFLUO_007815-T1.cds;~source:funannotate), which produces MKLIVAGATGLVGTEVIRQSLQISQITQVIALARKPVQVEDDIDSSKLKSVVISDYEEYPDHVRAEFAGADACIWCA; this is translated from the coding sequence ATGAAACTCATTGTGGCTGGAGCTACTGGTCTGGTGGGCACAGAGGTCATCCGTCAGAGTCTGCAGATCAGCCAGATAACCCAGGTTATCGCACTTGCCCGGAAGCCCGTCCAGGTCGAAGACGACATCGATTCATCCAAGCTGAAGAGCGTTGTCATTAGTGACTATGAGGAGTATCCAGACCACGTAAGAGCCGAGTTTGCTGGGGCTGATGCATGCATATGGTGCGCATAA
- a CDS encoding uncharacterized protein (ID:PFLUO_007816-T1.cds;~source:funannotate), with translation MCRAKLRFLVTAGVGFFADGYLNLTIGLVVPILGYLYFEDNQGQVPAVQSDVIKGSLSLGMVVGQLLFGVLSDLWGRHTIYGKELILTMFGTLMVILLPWKNMSASGVTTWISVFRVVTGIGIGAEKSPFASRAVQVLTVFSNIGLGNIAASIVFLILLKAFQGAIASDQNNLEWIWRLLLGIGIVPAALTLYARLTISETEPYKQYVCNDPAGHSRGWKEQWADFREYFGEWRHSKVLFATAASWFLLYAPNQFSKPRDL, from the exons ATGTGCA GAGCCAAGTTGCGGTTTCTCGTCACCGCAGGGGTTGGATTCTTCGCAGACGGCTATCTTAATCTGACCATTGGCCTTG TGGTACCGATCCTGGGCTACCTCTACTTCGAAGACAATCAAGGCCAAGTGCCGGCGGTCCAAAGCGATGTGATCAAGGGAAGCTTGAGCTTGGGCATGGTTGTCGGCCAGCTTCTGTTCGGCGTCCTGAGTGATCTTTGGGGCCGCCACACTATCTACGGCAAGGAGCTGATATTGACGATGTTTGGAACGTTAATGGTGATTCTCCTCCCATGGAAGAACATGTCTGCCTCGGGTGTCACAACATGGATTTCGGTCTTCCGCGTGGTGACTGGAATTGGGATAGGTGCAG AAAAGTCCCCATTCGCCTCTCGTGCTGTGCAAGTCTTGACAGTCTTCTCAAACATCGGCCTCGGCAATATCGCAGCTAGCATTGTCTTCTTGATCCTTCTCAAGGCCTTCCAAGGTGCAATAGCATCTGATCAGAACAATCTGGAATGGATCTGGCGGTTGCTGCTAGGCATAGGAATTGTGCCCGCTGCGCTCACTCTTTATGCACGGTTGACAATTTCGGAAACAGAGCCCTATAAGCAAT ATGTTTGCAATGACCCGGCTGGCCACAGTCGTGGCTGGAAGGAGCAGTGGGCCGACTTCCGCGAGTACTTCGGAGAATGGAGACATTCCAAGGTTCTTTTTGCGACTGCTGCTTCCTGGTTTCTCTTGTATGCACCGAACCAATTCTCAAAACCGCGCGACCTTTGA
- a CDS encoding uncharacterized protein (ID:PFLUO_007817-T1.cds;~source:funannotate), with protein sequence MDVPLPSPTGVNALRESFGDRKLPDITRKITACVACRKQKVKCHMRDGESPCSRCKKRGLPCTVNRSLQTILEEDATWKGAIVQKLRWLEDAMGQVATKIDMPELQVRESELSSISPPAAPPNPGSSHLGPVAQSYARDPPRTTWEVVMDPRGGPASIPASCVSETGRAAQPNHVPFPRRPDLVSTGILTLHQALCLFESYQLRLDHFLYRILGDHTNLDSVRLASPLLTAAVCTVGALHSQSFGHLFNVCYDEYKNLVALQTFARNANEEDVRGLCIGAFWLHELSWALIGNAVRLASDINLHSGIYKALKGDREGYLQARLYYLVYVCDHHFSIAYGRPPMSREGFIIDSASRLLESENATEDDARLISQVKEWSLLGQVFDTFGVDVDTPVPSQTLPQLRRYSIALDTWFADWNETFRANDNVGNYPQKGVGFHFHFAKLYLCSHAFRGAPTTGNTAQHLGPELEEIANAGVLSAMSILRVIVSDTEFQSFLNGLPLYFDTMIAFAVVFLLKVATRYASAIRIDTAKILSLVTETVSTLREITHYMHQQHLLGVIAEGLGRLLSRCQDSPIHVAHDQRLHATPRLEHQALYDVGWMENMANFDFQTQFPDLDDWWLHYNTSMGPPTRPTAQQ encoded by the exons ATGGATGTGCCGCTGCCATCCCCGACCGGAGTGAATGCCCTGCGCGAATCCTTCGGCGACCGGAAACTGCCCGACATAACGCGCAAGATCACCGCATGTGTGGCTTGTCGCAAGCAGAAG GTCAAATGCCACATGCGCGATGGCGAGTCGCCCTGTTCGCGGTGCAAGAAACGAGGTCTTCCTTGTACTGTCAACAGAAGTCTTCAGACTATACTGGAGGAGGATGCAAC ATGGAAAGGGGCAATAGTCCAAAAGCTGCGAtggctggaagatgccatggGCCAGGTAGCGACCAAAATCGACATGCCTGAATTACAAGTTCGTGAAAGCGAATTGAGCTCCATCAGTccgccagctgcgccgccaAATCCGGGATCATCCCATTTGGGCCCGGTGGCACAATCGTACGCTCGTGATCCTCCGCGAACTACTTGGGAAGTAGTGATGGATCCCCGAGGAGGCCCGGCATCGATCCCTGCTTCGTGTGTCTCCGAGACTGGAAGAGCAGCTCAGCCCAATCATGTCCCCTTTCCACGACGCCCAGACTTGGTCTCGACGGGGATTCTTACGTTGCATCAGGCACTTTGTCTGTTTGAATCTTACCAGCTCCGACTGGATCATTTCCTGTATCGGATTCTGGGAGACCATACCAACTTGGACTCGGTGCGGCTTGCCTCACCGTTGCTGACAGCAGCGGTGTGTACTGTTGGAGCACTACACTCCCAGTCTTTCGGACATCTGTTCAATGTGTGTTATGACGAATACAAAAACCTCGTTGCATTACAGACATTTGCCCGGAATGccaacgaagaagatgtaCGGGGCTTATGTATTGGTGCATTTTGGTTGCATGAACTCTCATGGGCGTTGATCGGAAATG CCGTGCGACTGGCGTCAGACATTAACCTGCACAGCGGGATTTACAAAGCACTCAAGGGAGATCGTGAAGGATATTTGCAGGCCCGATTATATTACTTGGTATACGTGTGCGACCATCACTTTTCAATAGCCTACGGACGACCGCCGATGTCCCGAGAAGGCTTTATCATCGACTCCGCTAGTCGCCTTCTTGAGAGCGAAAATGCAACTGAAGACGACGCAAGACTGATCAGTCAAGTCAAAGAATGGTCTCTCTTGGGACAGGTATTCGATACTTTTGGTGTCGATGTTGATACCCCAGTCCCTTCACAAACGCTACCCCAGCTCCGTCGATACTCGATTGCCTTGGACACATGGTTCGCCGACTGGAATGAAACATTTAGAGCCAATGATAATGTCGGAAATTATCCTCAGAAAGGTGTCGGGTTTCATTTTCACTTTGCAAAGCTCTACCTCTGCTCCCATGCATTCCGGGGAGCACCCACAACGGGAAATACTGCACAGCATCTGGGGCCTGAATTGGAAGAAATCGCCAATGCTGGCGTCTTATCCGCCATGTCCATCCTCCGGGTCATCGTGTCAGACACTGAGTTCCAGTCTTTCTTGAACGGGCTTCCACTATATTTCGACACCATGATCGCCTTTGCCGTTGTTTTTCTGCTCAAAGTGGCGACGAGGTATGCGTCGGCCATACGAATTGACACGGCCAAAATCCTATCTCTCGTTACGGAAACCGTGTCTACCCTTCGCGAGATTACTCACTATATGCACCAACAACATCTACTCGGCGTGATTGCCGAAGGCCTTGGCAGACTTTTGAGTCGGTGTCAAGACAGCCCCATTCATGTGGCCCATGACCAAAGGCTTCACGCCACACCTCGACTTGAGCACCAGGCTTTGTACGACGTAGGTTGGATGGAAAACATGGCAAACTTTGATTTTCAAACGCAATTTCCGGACTTGGATGATTGGTGGCTTCATTATAATACATCGATGGGTCCTCCTACCCGTCCGACGGCGCAACAATAG
- a CDS encoding uncharacterized protein (ID:PFLUO_007818-T1.cds;~source:funannotate) codes for MAIPLTTEHLASVKEHTQATITSLFAFLTAQGQGDYLGEKVTQLEHSLQCAHLAAQSPEYGSDPEVILAALLHDVGRFIPAAEKMGKMITPDGQYIGQKSHEILGESYLRQIGFSEKICLLVGAHVMAKRYLVATDQSYYDGLSETSKRTLKFQGGGFTSEEVLEAQKDPLLEAKLAVRRWDDQAKVPNIVVPPLEAYEEMAYDCLLDSRSKFTLHSKEYSLPTRPTVVICVDGFDPEYLNSGIQRGVLPSFKKFVDNGFEATAKSCMPSFTNPNNVSIITGAPPSVHGIAGNFFLDRDTGKETMITDDTLLRGSTLLEQMHKRGVRIAAVTAKDKLRKILAHGIKGAVCFSAQQAADCTMDENGIENVEKWIGRPAPSQYSGDLSLFVLDAGIKLLEEGRSDFLYLTLSDYVQHKHAPGEKEADDFMKSIDDRLAKLARLAPVVGVTGDHGMSRKSDAEGEPNVLFLEDALNAHFGPAASRVICPITDPFVRHHGALGSFVRVYLKDTTQVDAMISVCREFPEVEIALSGEDAAKEYEMPLDREGDIVVISTPNTVIGSRESDHDLSRTGEELEKL; via the exons ATGGCCATTCCCCTGACCACCGAACATCTGGCATCTGTGAAGGAGCACACGCAAGCGACAATCACCTCgctcttcgccttcttgactgctcaaggccaaggagacTATCTCGGCGAGAAAGTTACCCAACTAGAACATTCTCTGCAATGTGCTCATCTGGCGGCTCAATCGCCAGAATATGGCTCGGATCCCGAGGtcatcctcgccgctcttctccatgacGTCGGCCGATTCATTCCAGCCGCAGAGAAAATGGGCAAGATGATCACGCCAGATGGCCAATATATCGGTCAAAAAAGTCATGAGATTCTCGGCGAGTCGTATCTACGTCAGATCGGGTTCAGCGAGAAGATTTGCCTGCTAGTTGGGGCGCATGTCATGGCCAAAAGGTATCTGGTTGCAACGGACCAGAGCTACTATGATGGACTGAGTGAGACGAGTAAACGAACACTCAAGTTCCAG GGTGGGGGGTTTACGTCCGAAGAAGTCCTCGAGGCGCAGAAGGATCCATTGCTCGAGGCAAAGCTTGCCGTGAGACGCTGGGATGATCAAGCGAAGGTTCCAAACATTGTTGTTCCTCCTTTGGAAGCTTATGAGGAAATGGCATATGACTGCCTACTCG ATTCTCGGTCCAAGTTCACTCTTCATTCAAAGGAGTATTCTCTCCCTACCAGACCAACGGTCGTGATCTGCGTCGATGGATTTGATCCGGAGTATTTGAATTCAGGGATCCAGAGAGGCGTCCTACCAAGCTTCAAGAAATTTGTTGACAACGGATTTGAGGCTACTGCCAAAAGCTGCATGCCCTCGTTCACGAATCCAAACAACGTGTCTATTATCACTGGAGCGCCCCCCTCAGTTCATGGAATCGCCGGCAACTTTTTCTTGGACCGAGACACAGGAAAGGAAACCATGATCACAGATGATACGTTGCTCCGAGGCTCGACCTTGCTAGAGCAAATGCACAAGCGAGGTGTACGAATAGCAGCAGTGACGGCCAAGGATAAATTGCGAAAGATCCTTGCACATGGCATCAAAGGCGCCGTTTGTTTCTCTGCACAGCAAGCAGCAGACTGCACAATGGATGAAAACGGGATCGAAAATGTTGAAAAGTGGATTGGACGCCCAGCTCCTAGCCAATACTCCGGGGACTTGTCCTTGTTTGTGCTAGACGCTGGAATCAAATTGCTCGAGGAAGGGCGATCGGATTTTTTGTACCTCACTCTCTCGGATTACGTTCAACACAAACACGCGCCAGGCGAGAAAGAAGCCGACGACTTCATGAAATCGATAGACGACCGCTTGGCAAAATTGGCCAGACTGGCACCAGTTGTCGGTGTGACTGGCGATCATGGAATGAGTCGGAAGTCGGACGCTGAAGGAGAGCCAAATGTGCTGTTTCTCGAGGACGCCCTCAATGCCCACTTCGGCCCTGCTGCATCCAGAGTGATCTGTCCCATTACAGATCCGTTTGTTAGGCATCATGGTGCCCTGGGCTCGTTTGTACGCGTATATTTGAAGGATACAACCCAGGTCGACGCAATGATTTCGGTTTGCAGGGAATTTCCGGAAGTCGAAATCGCCCTCAGCGGCGAGGACGCAGCGAAGGAATATGAAATGCCCTTGGATCGCGAAGGGGACATTGTGGTTATTTCTACACCCAACACCGTGATTGGCAGCCGTGAGTCGGACCATGACCTCTC CCGCActggagaagagctggagaaattATGA
- a CDS encoding uncharacterized protein (ID:PFLUO_007819-T1.cds;~source:funannotate), with protein MGFLTPEQIASYHEKGYLLLRVHEHRLIEPVALKQWAEEVKSWPREKGKWMPYDEININGERQLMRTERFVDYHPQFKALVCGEQLAAILKAVSGDVEKDMLLFKDKINYKQPNGNGFKAHLDAPAYDHIGRIEHVTANVAIDPATPENGCLQVVPGSHRMQVEFETGGRIKSEWENAHEWTSIPLAAGDMLIFGSHLAHRSAENKTEKSRSSLYATFHGKKDGLDLRERYYKHRMEFFPPEHDREEGRDYSQGYKTYGFAAPFTKIEGMASTAPAVAGQS; from the exons ATGGGTTTCCTCACTCCAGAACAAATTGCCTCTTATCACGAGAAGGGCTACCTTCTGCTTCGCGTTCACGAACATCGTCTTATTGAACCAGTTGCCCTGAAGCAATGGGCGGAAGAAGTCAAATCCTGGCCTCGAGAAAAGGGGAAGTGGATGCCGTACGATGAAATCAACATCAATGGCGAACGCCAGCTCATGCGAACGGAGAGATTCGTCGACTACCACCCGCAATTCAAGGCCCTCGTCTGCGGCGAACAGCTCGCTGCGATCCTCAAAGCAGTATCTGGTGAT GTTGAAAAGGATATGCTTCTTTTCAAAGATAAAATCAATTACAAGCAGCCGAATGGCAACGGCTTCAAGGCGCATCTAGATGCTCCTGCTTATGACCATATTGGTCGGATTGAACATGTTACTGCCAACGTGGCTATTGATCCCGCTACTCCGGAGAATGGGTGTCTCCAAGTGGTACCAGGGTCTCACCGCATGCAGGTGGAATTTGAGACTGGCGGTCGTATTAAATCAGAGTGGGAAAATGCACATGAATGGACATCGATCCCGCTGGCGGCCGGCGATATGCTAATTTTTGGATCGCATCTTGCCCATCGGTCAGCTGAAAACAAGACGGAAAAGAGTCGCTCTAGTCTCTATGCGACATTCCATGGGAAAAAGGATGGCCTGGATCTGAGAGAAAGATACTACAAGCACCGCATGGAATTTTTTCCTCCAGAACACG ATCGTGAAGAAGGCAGGGACTACTCACAGGGGTATAAGACTTACGGCTTTGCCGCTCCGTTTACCAAGATTGAGGGTATGGCCTCTACGGCTCCTGCAGTGGCAGGTCAGTCCTGA
- a CDS encoding uncharacterized protein (ID:PFLUO_007820-T1.cds;~source:funannotate), whose translation MAQRPKQEAQDDVAMDFRAAPGTEILFDDSNRHDALANKLHQLEHRTKGDSRVLLVPQPSTDDPNDPLRWSTMKKSLTFFNGCWYAFMGGITGPIMAAGMIQLSKTFDMTLQQLSYANGACLINQGIWNCVWMPFAVKYGRRPVYLFSALLMGIACIWLAVASTETYTIFIVGRAFLGAFEAPIESIVPSTIADIFFLHNRGEFVAIYGLAVLGGNELGPMFSGFIVQALGMNWAFWIVAMFIGANLVCMFFFMPETKFVGHRPSLHLSPSHDGHVSPEPKDKVQIEESPSQSSKKTFLEELKFWNHGDPNVNLLHIFLRPFVLLAFPPVVWSCFVYGLALSWNVILGATVAQLFAPPPYLFNSDDQGLFFLSPFVGSLVGVFLSGPGGDWIANFFTKRNNGIREPEMRLPTCFVAAFFTFFGALWFGLSYEHQMHWAMPVVGAGILSVGSQMGTTIGMNYALDCHQELSVEIMITIAALKSAIAWIWTWVINDFIVSCGVLSVFMTVATINVAIYLTCIPFYLKGKEIRLWLHRKNFFEATGLS comes from the exons ATGGCGCAAAGACCAAAGCAGGAAGCCCAGGACGATGTGGCGATGGATTTTCGTGCCGCGCCTGGCACGGAGATTCTTTTTGACGACAGCAACAGGCATGATGCTCTTGCAAATAAGCTGCATCAACTAGAGCACCGAACCAAGGGCGATTCGCGAGTGCTGCTGGTTCCTCAACCCTCGACCGATGATCCTAACGATCCTCTGCGCTGGTCGACCATGAAAAAGTCATTGACCTTTTTCAATGGCTGCTGGTATGCATTCATGGGCGGAATTACAGGCCCAATCATGGCAGCTG GCATGATTCAGCTGTCCAAAACCTTTGACATGACGCTACAACAATTGAGCTACGCGAACGGGGCCTGTTTAATCAACCAAGGAATTTGGAACTGTGTTTGGATGCCATTCGCCGTTAAATACGGCCGTCGTCCAGTCTACCTATTTTCTGCCTTGCTGATGGGAATCGCATGTATCTGGCTGGCTGTTGCATCAACCGAGACCtacaccatcttcatcgtggGTCGTGCATTCTTGGGCGCCTTCGAAGCCCCAATCGAGTCCATCGTGCCTTCGACGATTGCTGATATTTTTTTCCTACACAATCGTGGGGAATTTGTCGCCATATACGGCCTGGCTGTTTTGGGTGGAAACGAGCTTGGTCCGATGTTTTCGGGGTTCATCGTGCAAGCTCTGGGCATGAATTGGGCTTTCTGGATCGTGGCTATGTTCATTGGAGCAAACCTCGTCtgcatgttcttcttcatgccGGAGACCAAATTCGTCGGACACCGCCCATCTCTCCACCTCTCTCCGAGCCATGACGGTCATGTTTCGCCTGAACCAAAGGATAAGGTTCAAATTGAAGAAAGTCCAAGTCAATCTTCTAAGAAGACGTTTCTGGAAGAACTCAAATTCTGGAATCATGGTGACCCAAATGTTAACTTGCTGCACATCTTCCTACGTCCATTTGTCCTGCTGGCCTTCCCTCCAGTCGTCTGGTCATGTTTCGTCTACGGCCTGGCTCTCAGTTGGAACGTCATTTTGGGTGCTACAGTAGCTCAGCTGTTTGCGCCTCCTCCATACCTTTTCAATTCGGATGACCAAGGACTTTTCTTCTTATCTCCATTCGTTGGTTCTCTGGTTGGTGTTTTTCTGTCTGGTCCTGGAGGCGACTGGATTGCGAATTTCTTCACCAAGCGCAATAATGGTATCCGGGAGCCAGAAATGCGGCTCCCAACATGCTTCGTTGCTGCGTTCTTTACGTTCTTTGGTGCACTCTGGTTCGGACTTTCTTACGAACACCAAATGCACTGGGCAATGCCGGTCGTCGGGGCCGGCATCCTTAGTGTTGGAAGTCAAATGGGTACGACCATCGGCATGAATTATGCACTGGACTGCCACCAAGAG CTCTCTGTGGAGATTATGATCACCATTGCCGCGCTCAAGAGCGCTATCGCTTGGATTTGGACGTGGGTGATCAACGACTTCATTGTCTCTTGTGGCGTTCTAAGCGTGTTTATGACCGTGGCTACAATCAATGTGGCCATCTACCTGACGTGTATTCCTTTCTACCTGAAAGGGAAGGAGATCAGACTATGGCTGCATCGTAAGAACTTTTTTGAGGCCACCGGCCTTTCCTAG
- a CDS encoding uncharacterized protein (ID:PFLUO_007821-T1.cds;~source:funannotate) — protein sequence MAQTTNDTKDEVATFAAGCFWGIEHLYRTHFGNGNGVKDARVGYTGGQTADPTYEGVCTGTTGHAEALKVVFDPATVSYRSLVEFFYRIHDATSLNKQGRNEGTNYRSAIFYHNYTQREIAQEVTEKVSKQWFKDTVHTLIVEAGPWWDAEEYHQLYLDKVPDGYHCEAHFLRSFPELR from the exons ATGGCGCAAACAACAAACGACACAAAGGATGAAGTAGCCACGTTCGCCGCCGGTTGCTTCTGGGGAATCGAACATCTGTACAGAACCCATTTCGGAAATGGAAATGGAGTGAAAGATGCACGAGTTGGATACACCGGCGGCCAGACAGCGGACCCAACATATGAAGGAGTTTGCACTGGCACGACTGGAC ATGCGGAGGCCCTGAAAGTGGTTTTTGATCCGGCCACTGTCTCATACCGATCGCTCGTGGAATTCTTCTATCGAATCCACGATGCTACCTCGCTCAACAAACAGGGTCGCAATGAAGGAACCAATTACCGCTCTGCCATATTCTACCACAACTATACACAACGAGAAATAGCACAGGAAGTGACAGAAAAGGTCAGCAAACAATGGTTCAAGGATACTGTGCATACCCTGATTGTAGAGGCTGGACCTTGGTGGGATGCGGAGGAGTATCATCAGCTCTATTTGGACAAAGTCCCAGATGGGTATCACTGTGAAGCTCATTTCCTCCGTTCTTTCCCGGAGCTCAGGTGA